The Miscanthus floridulus cultivar M001 chromosome 17, ASM1932011v1, whole genome shotgun sequence genome has a window encoding:
- the LOC136517865 gene encoding protein DETOXIFICATION 40-like: MDSTSTTTATPTATTPLLQPAPHGGGGSRELEAILADASLPWARRALRGAAVELPLLLRIALPAVAVYMINYLMSMSTQIFCGQLGNLELAAVSLGNTGIQVFAYGLMLGMGSAVETLCGQAYGAHKPGMLGVYLQRSMVLLTATGVPLAVAYAFSERILVLLGESERIARAAAVFVYGLIPQIFAYAANFPIQKFLQAQSIVAPSAYISVATLALHLALSWLAVDRLGMGLLGGALVLSLSWWIIVLAQFGYIVSSPRCRETWKGFTAQAFRGLGGFFKLSAASAVMLCLETWYFQILVLIAGLLKNPELSLDSLSICMTVNGWVFMISVGFNAAASVRVGNELGAGNPRAAAFSVLVVTSLSTAVAAVCAVVVLCVRDQLSYFFTGGEAVARAVSDLCPLLAVTLVLNGVQPVLSGVAVGCGWQAFVAYVNVGCYYIIGVPLGVFLGFYLDLGAKGVWSGMVIGGTMMQTLILLWVTCRTDWNKEVEKARVRLDKWEDKKQPLLED, from the exons ATGGACTcgacctcgacgacgacggcgacgccgacagcgaccacgccgctGCTGCAGCCGGCACCGCACGGCGGCGGGGGCAGCCGCGAGCTGGAGGCGATCCTGGCGGACGCGTCCTTGCCGTGGGCGCGGCGGGCCTTGCGGGGCGCCGCCGTGgagctgccgctgctgctccggATAGCGCTGCCGGCGGTGGCCGTGTACATGATCAACTATCTCATGTCCATGTCCACGCAGATCTTCTGCGGCCAGCTCGGCAACCTCGAGCTCGCCGCCGTCTCGCTGGGCAACACCGGCATCCAGGTCTTTGCCTACGGCCTCATGCTCGGTATGGGCAGCGCGGTGGAGACGCTGTGCGGGCAGGCGTACGGCGCGCACAAGCCGGGCATGCTGGGCGTGTACCTGCAGCGGTCGATGGTGCTGCTGACGGCCACCGGCGTGCCCCTCGCCGTGGCTTACGCCTTCTCGGAGCGCATCCTGGTCCTCCTTGGCGAGTCGGAGCGcatcgcccgcgccgccgccgtgttCGTCTACGGGCTCATCCCGCAGATCTTCGCGTACGCGGCCAACTTCCCGATCCAGAAGTTCCTGCAGGCGCAGAGCATCGTGGCGCCCAGCGCCTACATCTCGGTGGCCACGCTGGCGCTGCACCTGGCGCTCAGCTGGCTCGCCGTGGACCGCCTCGGGATGGGCCTCCTCGGCGGCGCGCTCGTGCTCAGCCTCAGCTGGTGGATCATCGTGCTGGCGCAGTTCGGGTACATCGTCAGCAGCCCCAGGTGCAGGGAGACGTGGAAGGGGTTCACCGCGCAGGCGTTCCGCGGCCTCGGCGGCTTCTTCAAGCTCTCGGCGGCGTCCGCCGTGATGCTGTGCTTGGAGACGTGGTACTTCCAGATCCTCGTGCTCATCGCCGGCCTGCTCAAAAACCCCGAGCTCTCCCTCGACTCCCTCTCCATATGCATGACCGTCAATGGATGGGTGTTCATGATCTCCGTGGGCTTCAACGCCGCCGCCAGCGTGCGGGTCGGCAACGAGCTCGGCGCGGGCAACCCGAGAGCGGCGGCCTTCTCGGTGCTGGTGGTCACGTCGCTGTCGACTGCCGTGGCGGCGGTGTGCGCCGTCGTCGTGCTCTGCGTCCGCGACCAGCTGAGCTACTTCTTCACGGGCGGCGAGGCGGTGGCGCGCGCGGTGTCCGACCTCTGCCCGCTGCTCGCCGTCACGCTCGTCCTCAATGGCGTCCAGCCCGTGCTCTCCGGCGTCGCCGTGGGATGCGGCTGGCAGGCCTTCGTGGCGTACGTCAACGTGGGCTGTTACTACATCATCGGCGTGCCGCTCGGTGTCTTCCTCGGCTTCTACCTCGACCTCGGCGCCAAG ggcGTTTGGAGCGGCATGGTGATCGGGGGAACCATGATGCAGACCCTCATCTTGCTCTGGGTCACCTGCAGGACCGACTGGAACAAGGAG GTGGAGAAAGCCAGGGTAAGGCTGGACAAGTGGGAGGATAAGAAGCAGCCTCTCCTAGAAGACTGA